GTTAAACATAAAGCCGTCGCAGGCAAACGGCGATCCTGTCGGAGGCTCTGCAGAGCGACCGAGCACCCGTGCGCCGCAATCCGCGGTCAGCTCCATAAACCGGGCGGTGTTGTCGTCTTTCTTCATTTCACTTGCGGATAAATAGCGGATTAAGGGCCTGATCTGCGGTTTGCACTTTTGTAGCAACGGATACTTGGAAATATGCGCTTCGTAAAATGCCCATAGATCCGCGATAATGCTCTCTCCGGTCATTCCGGGATAGCCTTCGATCCAGAAATTCAATTCTCCGGTCGCGGGAAGCTTCTCTTGAAGCTCGCGAGTAACGTCTCCGGAATAAATCGTCAGAAGAGTCACTTCCGCTTTCCGACCGCTTTGCCACCAAGAAGGGACCTCAAGGGTCTCCTTTCGGTAGGTATCGTATGCTCGTAGAAAATTGGCGAAATCGATCGTCGCCTCGAGCGCACTCACCAATTCTTCGCCCGCGAAGGCGATTCCGCTTCGGCCGGTGAAGGTAGCCTTCCAGATACCACCACCAAGATGTGCCGGATAGAGCCTCATATTAGAAGGCTCCGGAATAATCGCCATGTCCGGGTTTGGACCGCGAAGCCTTCCAGCAAGAGTGCCATTGGCTCCCCCGTGCTCCTCATCCACGACGCTTTCGATGTAGACGCTTCCCGCGATCGGGATGTTAAGCTCTTGAAGACATTTGACCGCCATCATTGCGGCAGCCATTCCGCCCTTCATATCATACGAGCCCCGACCGTACAATTTGCCGGAATCGACAGTCCCGGAGAAGGGGGGGTGAGTCCATGTTTCCGTTCCTTCATAGACGGTATCGGCATGCCCGGAGAACATCAAGGAGCGCCCCGGACCGCCGCCGAAAAAAGTTCCGACGACATTCGGTCGGTTGTCATAGCGGCGAGAATCCATATAAGCTACATGTTCCCGCAATCCCGGCACCTCGGAAAGCTCGTATAGATCCACTTTGGCTTCCTGCTCGCGCATCCATTTCGCCAAGAAATGCTGATACTCCGCTTCATTGCCGGTCGGAGGATGATTGACGCTTTCGATTTGCACCAGCTTGGATGCAAATGCAATCGCTTTCAATTGATTTTCCTTCATCCACCCATTAATCGATAGGGATATTTCCTCGCGGCTCTTATGCAACGTTTATTCTCTCCCTCGTCAGCCTAGTGCTTCCCGTTTGGCGGGAGCGAATGCGATCACGTCGATTTCCACCAAATAGGCGCCCATATCAATCGGAGCGGTCGTTCTGGCCGGATAAGGGGCGTTAAACACCTCGGCGTACGTTTTATTGTAGCCTGGGAAGTCTACTGCTCGACTGACGAAAGCATTGGATTTAATAACATGATCCATCGTCAGTCCCGCCTTTTCCAGTATGATTTCTATATTGCGCAGGCACTGCCGGGTTTGCGCTTCAATCGTATCTCCTACGACTTCTCTCGTTACAGGGTCAACGCCTACTTGACCGGACACATATACAAAATCGCCTGAACGAATAGCATGAGAGAAAGGAAGCGGAAATTGTGGTGCATTTTCAACGTGAATAGCTTTTGACATGAATAATCATCCCTTCAATCTAAAATGATAGTTACCGAATTTTACCGCGCGCATCGACTTTAATCATATGATCTATCCGGTTTCCGCGAACTCCTTGTAGCTCATCGTGCAGGTTCGCCGTTGTGCAGCAATGGTTCGGCAGAAACAGTAGCTGGTCGCCAATTTCGAATTGGACGCTTTCCGGCAAATGCAATATCCCGTGTTCCTCGCTCAGCCGCTCCACATAAACGTCCGGGAAATCACGCAAAGTGCCATACCCAGGAACATGAGCACTGGCGTCGCTGCTGAATGTTTTCGAGCCGGCATCGATGATAGCGGTTCCCTTCCGCGGGGTGCTGACGACCGTGGCCAACACGTGCATGGCGCATTCTTCAGGTGTAATGACGCCAATCGCAAGCTGCGAGATGTCTCCGTATACGTAAGCTCCCGGGCGAATTTCCGTGACGCCGTCGATATCGCTGATAAACTTGGAAGTAGGGGTGGAACCGACACTGATTTCTTCGATTGGAATCCCAGACTGTTCTAGCAATTGTTTAGTGCGGACAAGGCCTTCCGCTTCCACCCGGGCTGCTTCCCGTATTTGCTCCTGCGTCTTTTTTCCATAAGCAAATCCGCCGTGCGTCATCAAACCGGTCACATGCACATAAGGGAGTTTAGCAATCTCTTGAACGAGCTGGGCCGTTTCTTCGCCCGGTTCTTTCCCGCAGCGGTTCAATCCGGTATTGACGTCGATATAGAGCTTGATGTCCTTGCCGATTGAGCGTCCTAATTGGGAGAGCCCTTGTGCTACCTGCACGTTATCGGTGCTGACGATGACGTTGGCACGCTCCATCAGCCGGGCCAATCTTCTCAGCTTCGTCTCGCCTACGATCGGAAAAGCGACAAGAAAGTCGGCTATGCCTGCATCAGCCAACACCTCTGCTTCCCCTAGCTTAGCAACAGTAATCCCGCAAGCGCCGTAACGAATTTGTTCTTTCGCGATCCAAATGCTTTTGTGCGTTTTGAAATGCGGTCGCAACTTTACGCCGGCTTGGTGCGCCAATTCCGCGGTATGCCTTAGATTTCGATCCAAAATATCTAAGTCGATAAGTACGGCGGGGGTTTCCAATTCAGCCCACGGGTGTCGATTCTGCTGCACGCTACTCGTCCTCCCTTATTCTATTTTATCTATCGAAACATATGTTTCATTAATTCGAATGGTAACTGATGATTTCGGGTTTGTAAATACAAAAGTTTGCAAATATCGTTATTCGATTAGTTATCGTTGCCCTGCGCAATCCCATGGTAATAAATCCGCAAGCTTAATTCCTTGGCGCTTTGCTTGACCCAATCTTGGGCGCGTTGCCACAGCTCATCGGTCAGCCGCGTCTCGGGGATGGAGATGCCGATCGCGGCTACCGCTTCATTATTAGAATTGCAGATGGGAGCCGCTACGCAGCGTACGCCTTGTACAGCTTCTCCATAGCTATGGAAGAGGCCATCATCGCGTGCTTCCCGAATCTGTTCGAGCAGCTGGTCCAAGTCGTTGATCGTCGACTCCGTAAGCTTGCCCAGCGATTTATCTGAATAGATGGAGGAGATTTCTTCATCGGTGTTCTTGCTTAACATTGCCTTACCCATCGCGGTGGAATGGATGGGAAGCTTCATTCCCATATGGGAGACGAACCGGACCGGATGACTGCTTTGCTTTTCGGAGACGTAGAGAATCTTATCTCGGTCCCTGATTGACAGGAACACCGCTTCGTTAATGTCGCCTACGATTTTCAATGCGATATGCTGAAACTCGGAGATCAAATCCGTGTTCTGGGTGTATTTCGTCGCGATTTCCAGCAGCTTGTGGCCTAGGCGAAACTGTTTCTCGCTATTATCACTTTCCAGATATCCCCGCTCTAACAAGTTTTGAATGATCTTATAGGTGCTGCTCGTCGGCAAATCCAGCCTTCGTGAAATTTCCACCAAGTTAAGCGAATGCTGTTGATCGGCAAGCAATTCTAATATATCCAACACGCGGTCGGCGGATTTTACAAAGGTGACTTGTTTCCCGGTATTTTCCACAAAAACATTCCTCCTGCGAAAACAAATTTCTTATTGGCAATAAGATATAGACCAATCTACAGCATTAATGAAAAATTGTCTAACGGGTTATTTCATACTGTAATCATAAGTATAATATATAAATAGAAAATTATTTTCTTGATATAAAATAATTGCTTTGTTAATATGGGAAAAAATCACTCCTTCGGAGGCACACAAATGACAGTATTCGAAACTTCAAAAACAAAGTACGCGGAATCCCGTAATTCTCTTGCTGGTGGCGTATCCAGCTCCTTGCGTGCTTCAATGAAACCAGTGCCGCTTTATGCAGCTTCGGGAAAAGGCTCGCATATCCGGGATGTCGACGGAAATGAGTATGTTGATTACATGTTGGCTTACGGTCCATTGATTCTCGGACACGCGCATGACGGCCTAACCGAGAGCATTATCGAAGCCATGCGCAAGGGATACACTTATGGCGTGCAGCATGAGGGGGAAATCGAGCTCGCGCAGCTATTATGCGAAGTGCTGCCTTGCGCGGATAAAGTGTCGCTGAGCGGTTCCGGTACGGAAGCGGTCATGCTAGCGTTAAGGCTGGCCCGCGCCCACACGGGTAGAAGCAAGGTTATTCGCTTTCACGGTCACTACCACGGATGGTCGGATGCCATCTTTACTTCTTTTCCGAGCGCGGATATGAAAGGACATGCGGTTGATAACGATTCCGCGGTTTCTCCGGGAACTAACGGACAGAGCGCGAACAGCTTGTCCGATGTCATTTTGTTGCCATGGAACGATAAAGCCGCGCTTGAGTCGACTCTCCGCACCCGGCATTTCGAGATCGCGGCCGTCATTACCGAACCCGTTATGTGCAATTCCGGCTGTATTCTTCCCGAGGAGGGGTACCTTGAATTGATCCGAGATCTTACGAAAGAGCTTGGAATCGTAATGATCATGGATGAAGTCATTACGGGATTCCGGCTTGGAATCGGCGGCGCCCAGGAGAGA
This portion of the Cohnella abietis genome encodes:
- a CDS encoding IclR family transcriptional regulator; protein product: MENTGKQVTFVKSADRVLDILELLADQQHSLNLVEISRRLDLPTSSTYKIIQNLLERGYLESDNSEKQFRLGHKLLEIATKYTQNTDLISEFQHIALKIVGDINEAVFLSIRDRDKILYVSEKQSSHPVRFVSHMGMKLPIHSTAMGKAMLSKNTDEEISSIYSDKSLGKLTESTINDLDQLLEQIREARDDGLFHSYGEAVQGVRCVAAPICNSNNEAVAAIGISIPETRLTDELWQRAQDWVKQSAKELSLRIYYHGIAQGNDN
- a CDS encoding aspartate aminotransferase family protein; amino-acid sequence: MTVFETSKTKYAESRNSLAGGVSSSLRASMKPVPLYAASGKGSHIRDVDGNEYVDYMLAYGPLILGHAHDGLTESIIEAMRKGYTYGVQHEGEIELAQLLCEVLPCADKVSLSGSGTEAVMLALRLARAHTGRSKVIRFHGHYHGWSDAIFTSFPSADMKGHAVDNDSAVSPGTNGQSANSLSDVILLPWNDKAALESTLRTRHFEIAAVITEPVMCNSGCILPEEGYLELIRDLTKELGIVMIMDEVITGFRLGIGGAQERFGITPDLVTVGKALGGGIAISAVGGREAIMKLVDDGVVSHLGTLNGNGVSTAAAIATIRELRKDKGAAFSHMEGLTGTLVEGFRSLFKQHDVPGIINQIGPVFNVMFTEETEVRGFAAYNRRDSAKYARFAELMLDEGVLVRPNGLWYLSTAHSEADIEKTLSAIGAVLPKL
- a CDS encoding alanine racemase produces the protein MQQNRHPWAELETPAVLIDLDILDRNLRHTAELAHQAGVKLRPHFKTHKSIWIAKEQIRYGACGITVAKLGEAEVLADAGIADFLVAFPIVGETKLRRLARLMERANVIVSTDNVQVAQGLSQLGRSIGKDIKLYIDVNTGLNRCGKEPGEETAQLVQEIAKLPYVHVTGLMTHGGFAYGKKTQEQIREAARVEAEGLVRTKQLLEQSGIPIEEISVGSTPTSKFISDIDGVTEIRPGAYVYGDISQLAIGVITPEECAMHVLATVVSTPRKGTAIIDAGSKTFSSDASAHVPGYGTLRDFPDVYVERLSEEHGILHLPESVQFEIGDQLLFLPNHCCTTANLHDELQGVRGNRIDHMIKVDARGKIR
- a CDS encoding RidA family protein gives rise to the protein MSKAIHVENAPQFPLPFSHAIRSGDFVYVSGQVGVDPVTREVVGDTIEAQTRQCLRNIEIILEKAGLTMDHVIKSNAFVSRAVDFPGYNKTYAEVFNAPYPARTTAPIDMGAYLVEIDVIAFAPAKREALG
- a CDS encoding M20 family metallopeptidase encodes the protein MHKSREEISLSINGWMKENQLKAIAFASKLVQIESVNHPPTGNEAEYQHFLAKWMREQEAKVDLYELSEVPGLREHVAYMDSRRYDNRPNVVGTFFGGGPGRSLMFSGHADTVYEGTETWTHPPFSGTVDSGKLYGRGSYDMKGGMAAAMMAVKCLQELNIPIAGSVYIESVVDEEHGGANGTLAGRLRGPNPDMAIIPEPSNMRLYPAHLGGGIWKATFTGRSGIAFAGEELVSALEATIDFANFLRAYDTYRKETLEVPSWWQSGRKAEVTLLTIYSGDVTRELQEKLPATGELNFWIEGYPGMTGESIIADLWAFYEAHISKYPLLQKCKPQIRPLIRYLSASEMKKDDNTARFMELTADCGARVLGRSAEPPTGSPFACDGFMFNLYSDTPALVLGPSGGNAHGADEFLDIASYEALIRWYAEIIIDWCGISEDVGGLQVEAKG